The following proteins are encoded in a genomic region of Gossypium hirsutum isolate 1008001.06 chromosome D05, Gossypium_hirsutum_v2.1, whole genome shotgun sequence:
- the LOC107907322 gene encoding uncharacterized methyltransferase At2g41040, chloroplastic, translating to MAIAPPYLRPLHKSLFPKYPSLSHDSPFRPSLHFSSRPFRLTVRASSAVALEQDLRTQATQQNQTVETELFSCPVCYEPLIRKGPPGLNLDAIYRSGFKCKKCNKSYSSKDVFLDLTVTTGLRNYTEVKPVRTELFRSPLVSFLYERGWRQNFNLSGFPGADEEFRMAQEYFKPAEGGTLVDVSCGSGLFSRKFAKSGTYSGVIALDFSENMLRQCNDFIEQDASLLASNIALVRADVSRLPFSSGSIDAVHAGAALHCWPSPSNAIAEISRILRSGGVFVGSTFLRYTSSTPWIIRPFRERVMQSYNYLTEEEIEEVCTNSGLTNFSKKVQRSFIMFSAQKP from the exons ATGGCGATTGCTCCACCCTACCTTCGCCCTCTTCACAAATCTCTGTTCCCGAAGTACCCTTCTCTTTCTCATGATTCTCCGTTTCGCCCTTCCCTCCATTTTTCTTCTCGACCCTTCCGCCTCACTGTTCGGGCGAGCTCCGCTGTCGCTTTGGAACAG gaTTTAAGAACTCAGGCTACTCAGCAGAATCAAACAGTGGAAACTGAGTTGTTTTCTTGCCCTGTGTGCTATGAACCACTGATCAGAAAAGGCCCTCCTGGTTTAAACTT GGATGCTATCTACCGGTCTGGATTCAAGTGTAAGAAATGCAACAAGTCATACTCAAGTAAAGATGTATTTCTGGACCTGACTGTCACTACTGGATTGAGAAACTACACTGAAGTCAAACCTGTTAGGACAGAGCTATTCCG GAGTCCTCTTGTATCGTTTCTCTATGAAAGAGGCTGGCGTCAAAATTTTAATCTCAGTGGCTTCCCTGGAGCTGATGAAGAG TTCAGAATGGCTCAGGAGTACTTTAAACCCGCAGAAGGTGGCACTTTAGTGGATGTTAGCTGTGGAAGTGGTTTGTTTTCCCGAAAATTTGCTAAATCAGGGACATATTCTGGTGTTATTGCACTCGATTTTTCTGAAAACATGCTCCGGCAATGTAATGATTTCATTGAGCAAGATGCATCTCTTTTAGCTAG CAATATTGCTCTTGTCAGGGCTGATGTTTCCAGGCTACCATTCTCGTCCGGTTCTATTGATGCTGTACACGCTGGTGCTGCCTTGCATTGCTGGCCATCTCCTTCCAATGCT ATTGCTGAAATTAGTCGTATATTGAGAAGTGGTGGAGTCTTTGTTGGAAGCACTTTTCTTCGTTATACTTCTTCTACTCCCTGGATAATACGACCTTTCAGAGAG AGGGTTATGCAAAGTTATAACTACCTCACAGAGGAGGAGATAGAAGAGGTATGCACAAATTCGGGTCTTACCAACTTTTCGAAGAAGGTTCAGCGATCTTTCATAATGTTTTCAGCTCAGAAACCTTGA
- the LOC107907320 gene encoding protein CHLORORESPIRATORY REDUCTION 6, chloroplastic translates to MATALNPLLPLSPSLKHNINNPSSSPWISFKPISALMPNLPISHFTRQRGQFAPSVSFNPSGNFDLSLYGDEDYSSQAEPPMPPSEGRLEVIIDNDVIRRLDLSPFQSATGITSPLSAEPKEYLEKTIGFTINYTRDDPHDPRELSEFPDIRLWFVRLDAVYPWLPVLLDWRAGELARYAAMLVPHQMSMRMGVVFNPEALELFIMKKVFVVYSWLKQQGIPKPRLKTSDMARMLGFGIGDELFDLIDQQPLD, encoded by the exons ATGGCTACTGCCCTTAATCCTTTACTTCCCCTTTCTCCTTCCCTCAAACACAACATCAACAATCCCTCTTCATCCCCATGGATTTCATTCAAACCCATCTCAGCTTTAATGCCTAATTTGCCTATTTCCCACTTCACTCGACAAAGAGGACAATTTGCACCCTCAGTTTCCTTCAATCCTTCTGGAAATTTTGACCTCTCCTTGTATGGTGATGAGGATT ATTCCTCTCAAGCTGAGCCTCCAATGCCGCCTAGTGAAGGTCGACTTGAAGTGATTATTGATAATGATGTTATACGGCGGCTTGATTTGTCCCCGTTTCAAAGTGCCACCGGAATTACTTCACCTTTATCAG CTGAACCAAAAGAGTATCTTGAAAAAACAATTGGATTTACAATAAATTATACCAGAGATGATCCACATGATCCAAGAGAATTGTCAGAATTTCCTGATATAAGGCTATGGTTTGTAAGGCTTGATGCTGTGTATCCATGGCTCCCTGTGTTGTTAGACTGGCGAGCTGGGGAATTAGCCCGTTATGCAGCCATGTTAGTCCCCCATCAG ATGAGTATGAGAATGGGGGTTGTATTTAATCCAGAGGCACTGGAATTGTTCATAATGAAGAAGGTGTTCGTAGTATACTCATGGTTGAAACAGCAAGGCATTCCAAAACCTCGACTGAAGACGAGTGACATGGCTAGGATGCTTGGGTTTGGGATTGGAGATGAACTTTTTGACTTGATTGATCAACAACCACTCGATTGA
- the LOC107907319 gene encoding uncharacterized protein encodes MTFVNPKSSANWSPCNTAVASAITTDQTSLASTLIFTHPYGGGIHFTMDRGLGCFKVNVLPRYSIPKPLVKVIGSSIGLEACRRYITLSIGSINIFECFDFGYNGMYRYFV; translated from the exons ATGACGTTTGTGAATCCCAAATCCAGTGCAAATTGGAGCCCATGCAATACTGCAGTCGCTTCAGCAATCACCACCGATCAAACTAG TCTCGCATCGACATTAATTTTCACCCACCCTTACGGAGGGGGCATCCATTTTACCATGGATCGCGGTTTAGGATGTTTCAAAGTCAATGTGCTACCCCGATATTCCATACCAAAACCCCTAGTGAAG gttatcggaagctcgattgggttggaagcttgtcggagatatatcacactatccattggttctatcaatatttttgaatgttttgattttggttataatggcatgtataggtattttgtttaA
- the LOC107907318 gene encoding uncharacterized protein, with translation MRPSCLEAVCFLVLFIFLYSVEGIRLEGSFKSSGHDVKLHEEALMKISNGVMGDVIFCKQGQCRGNSRKLLTATTTATTTASSTSSKSEDGGDYKKANPTTRVKSGNQENGEKQEKVSVSSPTSSEQQDQYADIMEIAEMDYSPAKRKPPIHN, from the exons ATGAGGCCTTCCTGTTTAGAAGCAGTCTGTTTTCTGGTGTTGTTCATTTTCCTTTATAGTGTTGAAG GGATTCGATTGGAGGGAAGTTTTAAATCATCAGGACATgatgttaaattgcat GAAGAAGCTTTGATGAAAATAAGTAATGGAGTTATGGGAGATGTCATTTTCTGCAAACAAGGGCAATGTAGAG gaaACAGTAGGAAACTTCTTACAGCAACTACTACTGCAACTACCACTGCATCTTCCACCAGTTCAAAG AGCGAAGATGGTGGAGATTATAAGAAAGCTAACCCTACTACAAGAGTCAAATCAGGAAACCAAGAAAATGGTGAAAAGCAAGAGAAAGTTTCTGTTAGTTCGCCGACAAGTTCCGAACAACAGGACCAATACGCGGACATTATGGAGATAGCTGAAATGGACTATTCACCAGCCAAGAGAAAACCTCCAATACACAACTAA